The following DNA comes from Methermicoccus shengliensis DSM 18856.
ATGGTAGCTGCCGAGGCGATCTTTCCATACCTTTCGGCAACCTCCTTGGCGACTGGTCCTTTGATCTCGGTGCCCTTGGGGACGCCCGAGTCGTCCGTGATGACGGCAGCGTTGTCCTCAAAGCTGACCATCAGCCCATCTGGCCTCCGGTAGGGCCTTTTCTGCCTGATGATGACCGCCTTCATGATTTGCTTTCGCATCTCTGGGGTGCCCTTCTTCACGCTCACCACACACATGTCGCCTATGCCAGCCTTTGGCATCCTGTTCTTCACACCCCTGTACCTCTTCACGGAGATTATCTGGAGTACCTTGGCTCCCGTGTTATCGGCACACGTGAGCAGCGCGCCAGCATTGAGCGCCCTCGTAATCGTTCCCTTGTGGCTGTACATCATCTCACCTCCACCACCACGAAGCTCTTGGTCTTGCTGAGTGGTCTACACTCCATTATGAGCACTCTGTCCCCCACCTTGGCACCGATGCACGGTGGGTTGTGGGCATGGATTCGGGAACGTCTCTTCTCGTATCGCTCGTACTTCTTCACCCACAGCTCATATTCCCTCTCCACGACCACCGTCTTTTCCATCTTATCCGAGACCACCACCCCTTCGAGCATCTGCCCTCTCACGGAGAGGTGTCCATGAAAGGGACAGTGCTCATCATTGCACTCCTGCTTGGGGGGCTTGACCTCGATTCCTATGTCTTTTGCCATGAACATCATCTCCTATACCGCTTGGATATTCTGTCCTCTGGTCTCCCAACGAGCAGCCTGCCGCTCACCCTCACCCTTGGAGGGAGCTCGAAGACGAAGGTGCACACGTCCTTTGGAACCCTGACCCTTCGCCCAGAGGGCTCCTCTATCACGAGGATGCGCTGGGTCTCGTCCACCACCCTGCCCTCGATTCCCTCAAGGCACGGGTTGGTGCTGTGCTCCACCTTCACCTTGAGCCCCATGAGTTCGTGGCTTGGCAGGTTGCTCGGAGTGATCATGGAATTCCCCTCTCCCTCTTTACTGTGAGGATGCGGGCTATCGTCCGCTTGATGCTCTTGACGCGCCCCGGGTTTTCTGGAGCGCCTCCAGCAGAGCGCTTTGCTCTCTCCGCAATCAACTC
Coding sequences within:
- a CDS encoding 30S ribosomal protein S17 → MAKDIGIEVKPPKQECNDEHCPFHGHLSVRGQMLEGVVVSDKMEKTVVVEREYELWVKKYERYEKRRSRIHAHNPPCIGAKVGDRVLIMECRPLSKTKSFVVVEVR
- the rpl14p gene encoding 50S ribosomal protein L14, producing the protein MYSHKGTITRALNAGALLTCADNTGAKVLQIISVKRYRGVKNRMPKAGIGDMCVVSVKKGTPEMRKQIMKAVIIRQKRPYRRPDGLMVSFEDNAAVITDDSGVPKGTEIKGPVAKEVAERYGKIASAATIIV
- the rnp1 gene encoding ribonuclease P protein component 1; its protein translation is MITPSNLPSHELMGLKVKVEHSTNPCLEGIEGRVVDETQRILVIEEPSGRRVRVPKDVCTFVFELPPRVRVSGRLLVGRPEDRISKRYRR
- the rpmC gene encoding 50S ribosomal protein L29 gives rise to the protein MPELKVSEMRTMTKQELDDELASLRAELIAERAKRSAGGAPENPGRVKSIKRTIARILTVKRERGIP